In Procambarus clarkii isolate CNS0578487 chromosome 6, FALCON_Pclarkii_2.0, whole genome shotgun sequence, one DNA window encodes the following:
- the LOC138355092 gene encoding zinc finger protein 98-like produces the protein MQSSEEKTFPQTAPIIKKKTHQCPECGKVFTHLGDMKKHMLVHSGEKPHKCPECGKRFSQLGSMKTHMLVHSGENPHKCPECGKRFSQLGHMKTHMLVHSGEKPHKCPECGKRFSQLGHMKTHMLVHSGEKPHKCPECGKRFSQLGHMKTHMLVHSGEKPHKCPECGKRFSQLGSMKTHMLVHSGEKPHKCPECGMRFSQLGSMKTHMLVHSGEKPHKCPECGMRLRHLGNMKTHMMMHNDEKPFECDDCGRMFRDRHSIMPHMLVHTEERPFECDKCGRLFKSRKGIKAHMLVHLNDKPS, from the exons atgcagtcatccgaggagaaaaccttcccacaaactgcacctatcataaagaaaaagactcaccagtgtccagagtgtgggaaggtatttactcatcttggagatatgaagaaacacatgttagtgcattcgggtgaaaaacctcataagtgtccagagtgtgggaagaggttcagtcagcttggaagtatgaagactcacatgttagtgcattcgggtgaaaatcctcataagtgtccagagtgtgggaagaggttcagtcagcttggacatatgaagactcacatgttagtgcattcgggtgaaaaacctcataagtgtccagagtgtgggaaaaggttcagtcagcttggacatatgaagactcacatgttagtgcattcgggtgaaaaacctcataagtgtccagagtgtgggaagaggttcagtcagcttggacatatgaagactcacatgttagtgcattcgggtgaaaaacctcataagtgtccagagtgtgggaagaggttcagtcagcttggaagtatgaagactcacatgttagtgcattcgggtgaaaaacctcataagtgtccagagtgtgggatgaggttcagtcagcttggaagtatgaagactcacatgttagtgcattcgggtgaaaaacctcataagtgtccagagtgtgggatgaGGTTGAGAcaccttggaaatatgaagactcacatgatgaTGCACAATGATGAAAAACCTTTTGAATGTGATGATTGTGGCAGAATGTTTAGAGATCGTCACTCTATAATgc CACACATGTTAGTACATACAGAAGAAAGGCCTTTTGAGTGTGATAAATGTGGCAGAttatttaaatcacgtaaaggtatAAAagcacacatgttagtgcatttgaaTGATAAACCTTCATGA